A stretch of DNA from Dioscorea cayenensis subsp. rotundata cultivar TDr96_F1 chromosome 4, TDr96_F1_v2_PseudoChromosome.rev07_lg8_w22 25.fasta, whole genome shotgun sequence:
tattaccatttattattttgtctcttatatatatatacatataatgctAAATGttcaaaattgaataaataatgagtataagaaaaaaaaggcattttatctataataattCCTtgttaaataagaaaattatatttaattatatctacATGCAATTTCAGCATCAATgtgttatatatttatctatattagTGTAGtttttgactatatatatatatataaagtttgttATGCTTAAAACTGTTtgatttttaagaattttaattattttgtgataattagTAATTAGCAATGACTTGACTCCATAAAAAAAAGGTGCACcacaaaattaaagttttgtcaccaaaattaataaaaataataaataaataaatgaaaatttaataataatgagaatttGTGGTGTTGGTAGCCAATGTGGGTAACAAAGGAGGACAAATAACTCAATTATTGTGAGTGTTATTGACCAAATTCATCAATGGATTCCAACTTCCCatgttatcaaaatatatagtGAGGGTCCCCAATGGATCTCTCCATTTATTGCCATGGGATCTTGATGAAGTTGAGGGCCCCACTCTTCTAACATTATCTATTCATCATAAATGGATGAAAGTCCGACCAGATCGACTCAGTGGAGTTGGTATTTTATTCTTCTCATAAGTTTAAAAATGAGAGTTTACATCTATGatttatcattttaataaaatattaaaaatttacatgTCAAAAATATGCAGCATAGATATGAAGTTAATCTTTCAAAGCACTTGTGTTTTCACTCAATAATAAGTTGAGATTCGTACCCATCTCTTCAAAACACGAATACTATATATAAGAGATCCAAttctaattaataaatcaagaaaTCATTAGTctgttcatatttatttaaataaaaaaaattctcgtTCAAATGGCTATCTTTTAataactttgtttttattagtatctattccgtatttaatatatatatatatataacaataacaaaaagtaaaaaaaaaacaagcaaacagaaaaaatttttatattaaaaacaaaattttagcaAAAGAAGGAATAGAAATGCCATATGCTAGTATAGTCCAAcaataaagtataaaaatcCGATACAAAAAGTTAGAAGTTTCGAATTCCTTCTACTGTacaataaaaatgtaaatagtggccattttatcaaatatatatatatagaaatcactcttataataaaataattggtattttattaatttctattCAAAAGCCAAAAGTTCGAAGAATCCtacttgtgatttatccacaaTTCCTCAGGAAAAGGAATAGAGATAGGAACTATAACCAGAGACACAGAGACATAAGTATGAATAATGCATGGAAAGAGTGTACAAGCTGAGTCATATGACACACTAGAACTGTATTTTTGTTCAGTGGcaacagagaaagagagatacACTGGTTGGCATTTTGTGCAACCCATGTGTTTCATATAACTTTCAAGGCACACTTAACAACTGATAAGGTGATGGACATGCATGACAGATCCCACTTATTAAAGTGGATTCATAACACTGAAGAGAATGGGCAACAATACAAAGTTGGTTCCTTAGTGGACAAAAACAAGTGGGCACTTAAAAGGAATGGGAGCAAAGGCATGATTTGCAAATCAGATGATAATGTTATCAAAATGAAAGAATGATTTGATTGGATGgatgttttttactttttactttttttttaatttttatttttttacctgGAAGAAATTGCATGGTCGTACTTGAATGATCCAATGTGTTTGCTTGCTCTGTTTCAATTTGATCTGGTGACAGATTGAATGGTAAAAAGATGTTAAAATATTTACCATTGTGCTTCTGAAAGAGTAACAAACCAAGTTTCACTCTTCTGTTTACATGTTGGAGATGAATGATTCATCCATTTTTGTTCAATTTGATCCTGCATGTTCAGATTAAAGACCAGTAAAGTGTTTCTGAAATCCTtgtgataaaataaaagagtaacAAACCTGGTTCCCTCTTCACTTGTCGTCTAGTCGGCTTTTGAACTCTATACAACTATGTGTATCTTCAATTTCATCAGTGAAATCtcattattctaaaaaaaaaaaaatcaattcaagtTAAAATCAATGGAACTATATAGCAAATACAAGCAGAACCATTCATTTTATGGTTTAGAACAGGCCTTATAAACAACTTATTTTTCACTTATCAAATAATCATATAAACATGGATGAAGAACATCAGGTTCATCGGTGAGATGTATAATGTACAAAGTGGATACTAAacaaatacaagtacagaaTTAGTCTGTAAAGACACAAAAACAGGGACATACAATGTTGTACATGTATACAAGCCACATATGGAATACACCAAACATTCTCTTTATACACCAAACATTCTCttcatgaaaatatataagACACAGTCAACAAGTTTGTTTCTTGATTAAGTTCTCTAACAGAGAGTCATGTTGCATCCTTGTCAAATTGCAAAGGACCAAGGAAACCAGAAGTTGAAGAAAACTCTTACTCTCTCAGCAAATATGGTTGATATTCATCATGCACAACCAGACAAAGCTTTACAACCCCAATACGTAACATATTACTGATTTTCGCATAGATCTCTACTGCACGTTCTTTTACCATATAAACTGAATTTTGGATAGGAAGCAATCAACTCCAAAGAAATCCAACAAATTTGTCAAATCATCTTTATAGACAGGTAGAAAATTTCTTATTCTCAAGGCATAAATGCTTCTTTTCCTCTTTCTTCCATTAACCAGgaaaatatacaattaaaacaatgcttattatttgtaaaattgaaTAATGAATGATTATTCAACAATTAGTATATAACTAATTTGAAGCAGGTAAAGTACCATGTCCTTCTGTTTCTTTATCAGCTTTAGTGTTGTTACTGGTATCATGTTGTGGAATTTCTTCAACATTAGTTTTAGGAATATCCAATGGAACAGGTGGTCCAGGAGCAGAAGCTGTTGGAGTTGGAATAGTTGTAGCTGATGGTGATGCAGAAGGTGATGGGAATGGTGTGCCCGGAGCGAAAGCCGCCGTGTTGAACGTGCCATCTTGCTGAGAATTTGGACCCATGACTTCCTTGAAAGCTTTCAGTATTGCCATTCTCTGCAATAAACCATAAAAGATGCCGTCAAACATGTCATTGTCTACTCAGGAAATAGAAGATGTACATCTGCATAATATCAAACCTCATACCATGCTGTTATTTGAAAGAAACCTGTAACCAATGCTTGAATAAAAGATTACATTCACAAGGGAATATACATGAAGTAACTTTGTTGAATATCTTCACTAAAGGTTGTTACtgatcaataattttattaattgtagaACATTTACAAATTATCTGCATTTAATTCATCATGGTACAAACATTTTTCTTAAGTGAAATCTATATTGAAATTAGTTTCAATGAACAGAAAGGTACATGATTTGGAAGAAATGGAAAACACATCACATTATCATAGCATCTACATCAGAGAGATGAAAATGTGGCACAAGTATAGCCCAATTTGGTCAacagtattttttatttttatactttttttaataaagttaggTTCAGTGATGGAAGGGATGTGTACAGCCATTGAGGGGTCAGTATGTTTACATCCACTGAAGGGTGAATGGATGATCTTATCCCCACGAAAATGAAGGGATGACCTCTGCCCAGAGCTTCATCTATCTCCATCCACGTGGACCCCACACTTGTTTTTCCCATTTCATGGCTCTCATCCCTTCATCCATCTttatccctccaaccaaacacataaaCAAGCAATCTAGATTTCACTATCACTCACACAAACCGGGAAAATACAACATCCAAACAATATCAAAGGAAATAAAGCACATTGTATTAATAGGATAGTTTGCACAACATAATCATAGAGGAAAATCATGCAACATGTCTTTGGGCACCTACTGCCAATCAACAACCACCAGCCAGGGTAAGGGTATAAATGATACACTATAACTCGCAAGCTACACGAGTTTGATTCAGGGAAAGCTCAAACTCAACTCACTTATGATCGAGTCAAGCTCGAGCTTGAGTAGCTCAAGTAGACGAGTGAATCGAGTTCAAACATTTTAATACTTAACTCGAGAGCTCACGAGCTTAACCAAGTAGTTGTATTTGTATGTATATCtattatatattagtttatttaatatatatatatatatatatttgggttcGAGCTcgtataaaaatatctataattAAACTGAGTTTATTAGCTTTTATCGAGCTTAATCGAGCAAGCTTGAGTAGCTTGATTTATGTATCAAGTCAAGCTCGAGTTACAAAAGCATAACTCAATCGAGTTCGAGCTGAATATCGAGCAATGAAATTTCAACCGATGAAATTTCAACCGAGCTCAAGCTCGAGCAGCTTGCTGCTCagctcgaactcgatcgattacaccctAAGCCATAGTAAGCGTTGGTAGCAAACCCTAATTTAATCTCTTTGTTCTAAGCCATGATCTAATCCAAAAGTTACAATAAATTTATAGTTAAGCCCTAATTATAGATCCTTCATCCACCACCATCATGATCACTCCATGTCAGCTACAAGCTTAAACATCGTCACTGTACTTGCATGTACTTATATTTACAACAGACTCTCTTAGTGGCTTATAATTAGTTGAAGATAGAACAAACATAGAATGCACACTTTTATACTGATAACCAAACAGGATGGCTGGTAGCCATAATGCCAATACCAGGCCATCAAATTAGAAAACTAAGACATTGCATAAAATTGTTTTACCATAAAGGGATTAGtggaagaaagaaagtgaaGTGCAAGCATATTAATACTGGTACTCTACAAAACCTCACAGAAACAAAGCTTCTAAGAGAACATAATATCCACACGTAATTAAGTAACGAAATCTTGGAATATGGCGATGAAAGTCATTTATCACGTTATCATTAGTGAAACCTTGAGCAGTTTTGGCATGATGGACAGCAAATCAATGGATTAGCATACCTTGAGAATGGTAACAGTCTAGTATTAGCTCACCTTTAATCTTGTTGCCATCTGACATGTTAAAATGGAAATGCTATTAGTAACTATCATGAAAGTGGGTAACGGCAGTAGGGAAATAGACAAACATGAATAAGCATCTCACCGTATTAAATGCTGCCGAAATTCCAATCCCAACCCCAATCCATAAAAGTGGTGACCCTCTACAAAGACTCCATAAACAAGGGAGAGTTATTAGatgaaatgcaaaaagaaacTTCAAATGATACAGAAACCCAAAATCTTTCATCATATCAACTACATTAAAcccaagagaaaaaaagaatttttttaacatacatGAATGAAGGAGGAGGAAGCGCCAAGATTTGAGGAGGATTGATGCTAGACGTTATTGTTTGAACAGTACCCTGGGATGCAACATTTGCAGAATCTTGCATCTCCAATTTCTCAGGAGCTGGAGCAAAATGACATTAAACAGTAAGCTATAATCATAggataacattaaaattaaaagcacTGATAAATGAGCTAATGATGCAAGTATCAGAAAAATTTGCACAATGTAAGGCCCCATAAATTCATTTCAAGATTGAACAACAAAAGTGACGCTTGATGTATGTATATCTGCATACATGGGCTAAAATTGGCTCATAAATTATCATCATGGATTACTTAACCACAATATACCACCACAGGCTATAAATGCATTGCACAGTATCATTGCTAgtagacctttttttttttctttctttctttccataAACCAGATATTGCAGTTCGATGTCAATAAATTATACTCATTTGATTGCTTACCCTTATAAAACTAATAAAGATATTAGCTTTCACtaaaaaattgaatgatttGAGCTCTTTTCCCCCGGCCAATACTTTCCGATTCCAAACCAAATCTCATATCCACAATTTCAACTCTCTTCGGACCCCTTCTGACTATTCTGAACTGGACCTTCAATTCCACACACCAAGGTAATGCAGAGTACTAAAATTCATAAAGATTTGAACTTTTCTTCAACAAGACCAACCAAAACCAGACAGACCATCATTCACCATAGTAAGACAATGCACATTTCCAACAATTCAATTGTCCACAAAACTAACATCACAAAAGAACAACAACCAGAAAAGAGATACCTGTTGCCGCGCGGCGTATCCAGAGCGAGACAACACGCCGCGCTTTCCCAGCCGGGTAAAATGGCGCTCTGGGAGAAGAAAAGGCAGCAGGAAGAACAGGAGGCCTAGCTGGGAGCAAGGAAACAGTCTGCATTGCCATCAAAGACTAGAAAAATCGAACAAGTGGAGATGGATGGGAAGCAAGGATGATGGGAATATAAAATAGCGATGAGGTGTTCGATGAAATGCCCGTGCCTCTGTTTCACATGCCGGATTGCGAAGCAAggcataacaataataatagtgaATAAATGATAAGCAAGTACAAGGATCACGAGGAGGAGAAGGCCATGATTGATCAATgagaagaaggagatggagatggagaagaagaagaagaagaagaaggagaagggaaTCCCGaggaatgagagagagagagagagagagagagttgttgGCTGCTTCTTTGCTGGGATTGCGGTGAGTGTGTCTGTGAAGGGTTTGCATGTGATCTTGGTGTGTGTGATATATTTCAGAATTATTTTTAGGAATTATTTTTAGGAATTATTACCATGTTGAATGATTACATGAGGACCAATCCTATGTCGACATCCATAGATGTCCattatcagccgttggatcTCGATTCAACGGCTAATATTGATAAACATTATATACTACAGTAATataaacagtaattactgtttaGAACGGAATAATGAACAGTGATACAGTTCATCAATGTCAGCCGTTGAATGGCTGATaattggacgtccatagatttcTCATCTATAGACGTCCATAGggatgtatattatatatatatatat
This window harbors:
- the LOC120258139 gene encoding protein TIC 40, chloroplastic-like isoform X3 codes for the protein MAMQTVSLLPARPPVLPAAFSSPRAPFYPAGKARRVVSLWIRRAATAPEKLEMQDSANVASQGTVQTITSSINPPQILALPPPSFILCRGSPLLWIGVGIGISAAFNTMATRLKRMAILKAFKEVMGPNSQQDGTFNTAAFAPGTPFPSPSASPSATTIPTPTASAPGPPVPLDIPKTNVEEIPQHDTSNNTKADKETEGHE
- the LOC120258139 gene encoding protein TIC 40, chloroplastic-like isoform X1, translated to MAMQTVSLLPARPPVLPAAFSSPRAPFYPAGKARRVVSLWIRRAATAPEKLEMQDSANVASQGTVQTITSSINPPQILALPPPSFILCRGSPLLWIGVGIGISAAFNTMATRLKRMAILKAFKEVMGPNSQQDGTFNTAAFAPGTPFPSPSASPSATTIPTPTASAPGPPVPLDIPKTNVEEIPQHDTSNNTKADKETEGHGTLPASN
- the LOC120258139 gene encoding protein TIC 40, chloroplastic-like isoform X2, yielding MAMQTVSLLPARPPVLPAAFSSPRAPFYPAGKARRVVSLWIRRAATAPEKLEMQDSANVASQGTVQTITSSINPPQILALPPPSFIGSPLLWIGVGIGISAAFNTMATRLKRMAILKAFKEVMGPNSQQDGTFNTAAFAPGTPFPSPSASPSATTIPTPTASAPGPPVPLDIPKTNVEEIPQHDTSNNTKADKETEGHGTLPASN